A genomic stretch from Candidatus Nitrotoga arctica includes:
- a CDS encoding CHAT domain-containing protein yields the protein MAALFLLLSSIVCLAQGGEKQAFEEAILDASKANRVGDSDAERRFLEQAINTYDKLGATDQDVLVPWLTRLDHLYQGGRPNASDEAMRNALRVNLRLLTINRALHGHNSEEVERYCFSVGYFVGLLEGSEPALEHFKCYLDAVQARHGDASAEVGTALSMYADSLSNANRDEEADAAYKNSIRILETALVLNAMPVAQAWRRYSSFFWKTGRYDEYELAIHKQLAILSKVAGEFSQDYLFAQRGLIAFYLRWDRNDEADALVWKAYVYLDEHDPNGFLMALYAWSAGDASLRAGQPDEAKELFERSLTLHRFIMSSKYLHLGSLQIDIANALYADKRITEAIGKLNEALAFFHSIGQDGCHQAASAHRILGEIALKNGNDVEAIKHFAQAREKYELLVERGGPSGIMTKYNLSQAQQRLGMQQEADNTLEQAIDAVGNIFSTADSLQIETLTVRTQFLPILSKYLKMASLRGANKDRTLQVAQLANVSDTAATIVRMAARSMGSSNTSSVLLRRYQDSTRMLRAIDLQIADPAVLTHQQRMLSLVAERAALQQQYARDVALLDRELPRYRKLTSSAPIPLETLQVALQSREALIVFHFSDDDGFIWVVKKNGEAKFLALPITGRQLAQSITALRRGLMVHNGRLEKFNIQLAHQLYRKLFANVEGDLTDVDHLLVIPDGALRSLPLSVLINKAPPLGSENYRKSAWLARRFAISTLPSISSLMALRRPTEEPQEIWKKSFGGVGDPHFKDTSARDSLRPWSVLMEKGNVSGKELSKLPSLRETRDELIQIAKLLFASRDDLLLGTAATEKAVRTKDWSGIRVLDFATHALLTGEIKGLSEPALVLTPPMLVSADEDGMLTASEISKMILHVDWVILSACNTAGSDGTLGGETLSGLAKAFFHAGTKAVLASHWYVESSATKRLITSMLAYYAAHPREGKANALREAILSMLDHGDRDNDSHPALWGPFSLIGDGGQDVAQDISPRQARTGQVPSD from the coding sequence GTGGCCGCACTCTTTCTCTTATTGTCCTCCATTGTTTGTCTCGCACAGGGTGGCGAAAAGCAAGCCTTTGAAGAGGCCATTTTAGACGCTAGCAAGGCCAATAGAGTTGGTGATAGCGACGCAGAACGTCGCTTTTTAGAACAAGCGATTAATACATACGACAAGCTGGGCGCCACAGACCAAGATGTGCTCGTTCCATGGCTCACACGTCTGGATCACCTATATCAAGGTGGGCGACCGAACGCGAGCGATGAGGCAATGAGGAATGCGCTTCGCGTGAACCTGCGCCTGCTTACGATCAATCGTGCATTGCACGGCCATAACAGCGAAGAGGTCGAACGTTATTGTTTTTCTGTTGGGTATTTCGTTGGACTCCTGGAAGGGTCCGAACCTGCTCTTGAGCACTTCAAATGCTATTTAGACGCTGTACAAGCTCGTCACGGCGATGCAAGTGCCGAGGTAGGTACAGCATTAAGCATGTATGCTGATTCTCTCTCAAATGCCAATCGCGATGAGGAAGCTGACGCAGCTTACAAAAACTCCATTCGTATACTCGAAACTGCCCTTGTGCTAAATGCTATGCCTGTGGCTCAGGCATGGCGGCGATATTCCAGCTTTTTTTGGAAAACTGGGCGATATGATGAGTATGAGTTGGCAATACATAAGCAACTGGCAATTTTGTCTAAAGTGGCTGGCGAATTCTCTCAGGACTATCTTTTCGCTCAGCGCGGATTAATTGCTTTTTATTTACGATGGGATCGAAATGATGAAGCTGATGCACTAGTTTGGAAAGCCTACGTATATTTAGATGAACATGATCCTAATGGATTTCTAATGGCGCTATATGCATGGTCAGCTGGCGATGCTTCGTTGCGAGCGGGTCAGCCCGACGAAGCCAAGGAGCTATTCGAGCGCTCTCTTACACTTCATCGATTCATTATGTCGAGCAAATATCTGCATCTGGGTTCGCTTCAAATAGATATAGCAAACGCTCTTTACGCGGATAAACGCATAACCGAAGCAATTGGTAAGCTCAATGAAGCGCTAGCTTTTTTTCACAGTATCGGCCAAGACGGATGCCATCAAGCAGCCTCGGCTCATAGAATTCTTGGGGAAATAGCACTAAAAAATGGAAATGATGTTGAAGCTATCAAGCATTTCGCTCAAGCTCGCGAAAAATATGAGTTACTGGTTGAACGAGGTGGCCCGTCAGGAATCATGACCAAGTACAATTTGTCCCAGGCTCAGCAACGACTTGGCATGCAGCAAGAGGCCGATAATACGCTTGAGCAGGCTATTGATGCAGTGGGCAATATATTCAGTACTGCCGATTCTTTGCAGATCGAAACGTTAACTGTACGCACACAGTTTCTTCCGATACTGTCTAAATACCTTAAAATGGCATCGCTGCGAGGGGCCAACAAGGATAGAACCCTGCAAGTAGCTCAGTTAGCTAATGTAAGTGACACAGCTGCAACTATTGTGAGAATGGCAGCTCGTAGCATGGGCAGCAGTAACACTTCGTCAGTATTGCTTCGCAGGTATCAAGATTCGACACGGATGTTGAGAGCGATAGATTTGCAGATTGCGGATCCAGCGGTGCTAACTCATCAACAACGAATGCTTTCGCTTGTGGCGGAGCGCGCCGCGCTGCAACAACAGTATGCAAGGGATGTTGCGCTCCTGGATCGCGAACTCCCTCGGTATAGAAAACTTACAAGCTCTGCTCCAATTCCGCTGGAAACATTGCAGGTGGCTCTTCAGAGCCGTGAAGCACTTATCGTATTCCATTTCTCCGATGACGACGGCTTCATATGGGTTGTTAAAAAAAATGGTGAAGCCAAGTTCCTTGCACTGCCTATTACAGGTAGACAGCTAGCGCAGTCAATAACAGCTTTGCGCCGTGGTTTGATGGTACACAATGGTCGCTTGGAGAAATTCAACATTCAATTGGCCCATCAACTCTATCGTAAGCTCTTTGCTAATGTCGAAGGTGACCTCACGGATGTGGACCATTTACTGGTTATTCCAGACGGAGCTCTTCGCAGCCTTCCTTTAAGCGTACTCATCAATAAGGCACCTCCGCTTGGCTCCGAAAACTACCGAAAGAGTGCATGGCTTGCTAGGCGTTTTGCTATCAGTACACTTCCCTCGATTTCTTCTTTAATGGCGCTTAGACGGCCTACAGAGGAACCACAGGAGATATGGAAAAAATCATTTGGCGGTGTCGGAGACCCGCATTTTAAAGATACATCTGCTCGCGATAGCCTCCGGCCCTGGTCTGTATTGATGGAGAAGGGCAATGTAAGCGGCAAGGAACTCTCCAAGTTGCCCAGTCTCCGTGAAACGCGTGACGAACTCATTCAAATTGCCAAGTTGTTATTTGCGTCGCGAGACGATCTATTGCTAGGTACCGCAGCCACAGAAAAGGCAGTCCGAACAAAAGACTGGTCGGGAATTCGTGTCCTTGACTTTGCAACTCACGCCCTACTTACCGGCGAGATTAAAGGATTATCCGAGCCAGCGCTTGTACTAACCCCGCCTATGCTGGTTTCCGCGGACGAAGACGGCATGCTTACCGCCAGTGAGATTTCAAAAATGATTCTTCATGTGGACTGGGTCATTCTTTCTGCATGCAACACAGCAGGCTCCGATGGAACACTCGGCGGGGAAACGTTATCCGGACTAGCCAAGGCCTTTTTTCACGCCGGGACAAAAGCGGTGCTTGCTTCCCACTGGTATGTAGAATCAAGTGCTACCAAGCGGCTTATCACATCAATGCTCGCATATTATGCCGCCCATCCTCGTGAAGGGAAGGCTAATGCACTGCGTGAGGCGATCCTTTCGATGCTCGACCATGGAGATCGCGATAATGACTCGCACCCAGCACTATGGGGGCCATTCTCACTAATTGGGGATGGCGGACAAGACGTAGCACAAGATATCTCGCCAAGACAGGCTCGCACCGGTCAAGTCCCAAGTGACTGA
- a CDS encoding alpha/beta hydrolase has translation MSTAILSTLHEPVIKRLPTIEPAIFCMGLLIFIGFSLVGCASQPLETRGFDTDIKTVSARSPGGLSLICQTSNGTCFNQYPMLNKSECQCAGAGGMVGGKAIINPVPGTLADLSSVATVFFATDRNRTSEAGPESMFSASRSDTISYGLARVSIPATHQTGYLEAPSAFIRLRFLENAQKHVLLMQTKIMDKDAYFRAVQDRVASSPKEDAFIFIHGFNVSFENAARRTAQIAYDLGFRGAPVFYSWPSRGSPTPLGYSADSQTIEWSKENLKRFLDDFLSKTKAKNVYLVAHSMGNRALTAAFVALLNEKPTLRSRVKEMILAAPDIDAGIFKRDIAPAMVKLGEPITLYASSTDRALQLAHIANGFPRAGDAGPGMVVVNGVETIDATAINTSFLGHSSFAETREILNDWQYIIEQGLRASQRAGLMQPSSTRPYWTFKK, from the coding sequence ATGTCAACCGCGATATTGAGTACGCTTCATGAGCCCGTAATTAAGAGGCTTCCTACAATCGAACCAGCCATTTTTTGTATGGGCCTTTTAATATTCATAGGCTTCTCGCTGGTTGGCTGTGCCTCACAACCGCTTGAAACCAGAGGGTTCGATACAGACATCAAAACAGTTTCTGCGCGCTCGCCAGGCGGGCTTTCTTTGATATGTCAAACATCAAATGGCACTTGCTTCAACCAGTATCCAATGCTTAACAAAAGCGAATGTCAGTGCGCCGGTGCAGGTGGTATGGTTGGAGGCAAGGCCATCATCAACCCTGTGCCTGGTACTCTGGCGGACCTTTCAAGCGTCGCCACTGTTTTCTTCGCAACAGATAGGAATCGTACTTCGGAGGCTGGTCCAGAAAGTATGTTTAGCGCCTCTCGCTCAGACACTATTAGCTATGGACTAGCGCGTGTAAGCATTCCAGCGACTCACCAGACTGGATACCTCGAGGCCCCGTCCGCGTTTATTCGGTTACGCTTCTTGGAGAACGCGCAGAAGCATGTACTTCTAATGCAAACAAAGATAATGGACAAAGATGCGTACTTTCGAGCCGTCCAAGACAGAGTAGCCAGTTCACCAAAAGAGGATGCCTTCATCTTTATACATGGTTTCAATGTCTCGTTCGAAAATGCTGCACGACGTACGGCACAAATCGCATACGATCTTGGATTCCGAGGGGCACCCGTTTTTTATAGCTGGCCTTCAAGGGGTAGTCCGACGCCTTTGGGATACTCGGCTGATTCGCAGACGATCGAATGGTCCAAGGAAAATTTGAAACGATTCCTCGATGACTTTCTCTCAAAAACAAAAGCAAAAAATGTTTACCTCGTGGCGCACAGCATGGGTAACAGGGCTCTCACCGCCGCGTTTGTCGCGCTGCTAAATGAAAAGCCAACCCTTCGATCAAGAGTCAAGGAAATGATTTTGGCAGCACCCGATATTGATGCGGGGATATTCAAGCGGGACATTGCTCCCGCAATGGTGAAGCTCGGCGAACCCATTACTCTTTACGCGTCGTCTACAGACAGGGCTCTACAATTGGCGCACATAGCAAACGGATTCCCCCGCGCAGGTGACGCTGGTCCAGGCATGGTCGTCGTAAATGGCGTAGAAACGATTGACGCAACCGCAATCAATACAAGCTTTCTCGGCCATTCTTCGTTTGCTGAAACGCGAGAGATTTTAAACGATTGGCAATACATAATTGAGCAAGGTTTGCGTGCTTCGCAGCGAGCTGGTCTTATGCAACCATCCTCAACTCGGCCATACTGGACCTTCAAGAAGTGA